The Mycolicibacterium doricum genome includes a region encoding these proteins:
- a CDS encoding FtsX-like permease family protein, which produces MIRRGLSYGWLSTRRRMRELILPVVTTATGAFLVVIVFGMSGGIREQSASLGHADEIGRAVVLIAVSVLLVGVVEVAVSTTRTVAHRTRELGVLAANGIPRLPVVAALLVEPLIAALLGALAGAALAAAAGTVLAATGLAASGVATSGLLAGAVTAVVVSVVAALATSVPPTWTAASRPPIRSLTAGG; this is translated from the coding sequence GTGATCCGTCGAGGACTGTCCTATGGGTGGCTGTCCACCCGCCGTCGCATGCGTGAGCTGATCCTGCCCGTGGTCACGACGGCGACCGGGGCGTTCCTGGTGGTCATCGTGTTCGGGATGTCCGGCGGGATCCGGGAGCAATCCGCGTCCCTCGGTCACGCCGACGAGATCGGCCGCGCCGTCGTCCTCATCGCCGTCAGCGTGCTACTGGTAGGTGTCGTCGAGGTGGCCGTGTCCACCACGCGCACCGTGGCGCACCGCACCCGCGAACTCGGTGTCCTCGCCGCCAACGGGATTCCGCGTCTCCCGGTGGTGGCCGCGCTGCTGGTCGAACCCTTGATCGCGGCGTTGCTCGGCGCACTGGCCGGTGCGGCGCTGGCCGCGGCCGCCGGGACGGTTCTCGCTGCCACCGGCCTGGCCGCCAGCGGGGTCGCGACGAGCGGGCTGCTCGCCGGTGCCGTGACGGCCGTCGTCGTCAGCGTCGTCGCCGCCCTGGCCACCAGCGTCCCTCCCACCTGGACGGCCGCATCGCGCCCGCCCATCCGCTCTCTGACCGCAGGAGGCTGA
- a CDS encoding ABC transporter ATP-binding protein, with protein sequence MPAIEERRDHDTAVTPQPPVIEIADVWKLHKLGDEVVRALVAADLTVMRGEFVCLMGPSGSGKSTLLNIIGGLDRPTKGSVTVAGRDTRTLTESQFAALRHDTIGFIFQSYNLIPFLSAVENVELPLMFEPYDRKALRTRAVELLELVGLGHRVDHQPTKMSGGEQQRTAIARSLISNPALVLADEPTANLDHRTGETVVRILRDLCSTLGVTVVASTHDPTVADEASRVVRMKDGQIIH encoded by the coding sequence ATGCCTGCCATCGAAGAACGTCGAGACCACGACACGGCCGTCACACCACAGCCGCCGGTCATCGAGATCGCCGACGTGTGGAAGCTGCACAAGCTCGGCGACGAGGTCGTACGGGCGCTGGTCGCCGCTGATCTCACGGTGATGCGGGGCGAGTTCGTCTGCCTGATGGGTCCCAGCGGTAGCGGAAAGTCCACGCTGCTCAACATCATCGGCGGGCTGGACCGGCCCACGAAGGGGTCGGTGACCGTCGCCGGCCGCGACACCCGCACCCTTACCGAAAGTCAGTTCGCCGCGCTGCGCCACGACACCATCGGGTTCATCTTCCAGAGCTACAATCTGATCCCCTTCCTGTCGGCGGTCGAGAACGTCGAACTGCCACTGATGTTCGAACCGTACGACCGCAAAGCGTTGCGCACCAGGGCGGTCGAGCTGCTCGAGCTCGTCGGTCTCGGCCACCGTGTTGATCATCAGCCGACCAAGATGTCCGGCGGCGAACAGCAGCGCACGGCGATCGCGCGCTCCTTGATCAGCAATCCGGCCCTCGTCCTCGCCGACGAGCCGACAGCCAACCTCGACCACCGCACGGGTGAGACGGTGGTGCGGATACTGCGCGACCTGTGTTCGACGCTGGGCGTCACGGTCGTCGCGAGCACACACGACCCCACGGTGGCCGACGAAGCGAGCCGTGTCGTCCGAATGAAAGACGGACAAATCATCCACTGA
- a CDS encoding APC family permease translates to MTAELDATPPPNQRDALMTTELVPEQVLPKVLGTFGLTATYVFIICWIPGSSIMAGGGWNAIPMWVLGILTFLVPAALAVAELGNLWPGQGGVYIWAYRTMGEKMSFLGGYLSWVPVILNAASSPAIVLQLVLLALHAELGLTLSIVLQLAILWTVVGVALVRLAANQKIMNATFVVYGALTVTIFVCAVLFTLRNGGPATPFSASEALVPNFAAAGFLYGTVLLYLVGVETPFNMGAEFLSVKRSATKMIGWGSAALVGIYLLTTLGTIMVLPTEEIDPVTGVVGNLDVSGFPGLMEVAAVLLAVIVFVALVTYQVAYSRLIFVSGLERHLPRIFTHLNPRTRNPVTAVLVQGTLSSLIIVALYSQSSMANVTVYLQGGLSVVWLISGFFFFIPLVIARRKYADRYASEDFWRIPGGTAAVWTVVVIGCVATCAGIYYSFAEPWIDVPKGTWMSWVGGISVAMFLLGAIVYYFGRRAAAKVNQEDALAHLAVLDLTTSESPSPERG, encoded by the coding sequence ATGACCGCGGAACTCGATGCCACGCCGCCGCCCAACCAGCGCGACGCGCTGATGACCACCGAACTCGTCCCTGAGCAGGTGCTGCCCAAAGTGCTGGGGACATTCGGCCTCACCGCCACCTATGTGTTCATCATCTGCTGGATCCCCGGCTCATCGATCATGGCCGGCGGTGGCTGGAACGCCATCCCGATGTGGGTGCTGGGTATCCTGACATTCCTGGTCCCTGCCGCTCTTGCGGTCGCCGAGCTGGGCAACCTGTGGCCTGGGCAGGGCGGCGTCTACATCTGGGCGTACCGCACCATGGGCGAGAAGATGTCGTTCCTGGGCGGCTACCTGTCCTGGGTCCCCGTCATCCTCAACGCCGCGAGCTCCCCGGCGATCGTGCTGCAGCTGGTCCTGCTGGCCCTCCATGCCGAACTGGGCCTGACACTGTCGATCGTCCTGCAGTTGGCCATCCTGTGGACGGTCGTCGGCGTGGCGCTCGTCAGACTCGCGGCCAACCAGAAGATCATGAACGCCACCTTCGTTGTGTACGGCGCGCTCACCGTGACGATCTTCGTCTGTGCGGTGCTGTTCACCCTGCGTAACGGCGGGCCGGCCACGCCGTTCAGCGCCTCGGAGGCACTGGTCCCGAACTTCGCCGCCGCCGGATTCCTCTACGGCACGGTGCTGCTGTACCTGGTCGGTGTCGAGACGCCGTTCAACATGGGTGCGGAGTTTTTGTCCGTCAAGCGTAGTGCCACCAAGATGATCGGGTGGGGTTCGGCCGCGCTCGTCGGCATCTACCTGCTCACCACCCTCGGCACGATCATGGTGTTGCCGACCGAGGAAATCGACCCGGTCACCGGCGTCGTCGGCAACCTGGACGTGTCCGGCTTCCCCGGACTGATGGAGGTGGCGGCGGTCCTGTTGGCGGTCATCGTCTTCGTCGCGTTGGTGACCTATCAGGTGGCGTACTCGCGGCTCATCTTCGTCTCCGGTCTGGAGCGCCACCTGCCGCGGATCTTTACCCACCTCAACCCCCGCACCCGTAACCCGGTCACCGCAGTGCTCGTCCAGGGCACGTTGTCGTCGCTGATTATCGTGGCGCTCTACTCGCAGAGCAGCATGGCCAACGTGACGGTGTACCTGCAGGGCGGCCTGAGCGTGGTGTGGTTGATCTCCGGCTTCTTCTTCTTCATCCCACTGGTGATCGCCCGGCGCAAGTACGCCGACCGCTATGCGAGCGAGGACTTCTGGCGCATTCCCGGCGGGACGGCCGCGGTGTGGACGGTGGTGGTGATCGGCTGCGTGGCGACCTGCGCGGGAATCTACTACTCGTTCGCCGAACCGTGGATCGACGTACCGAAAGGAACCTGGATGAGCTGGGTGGGCGGCATCTCCGTGGCGATGTTCCTCCTGGGTGCGATCGTGTACTACTTCGGCCGCCGTGCCGCCGCCAAGGTGAACCAGGAAGACGCGCTGGCGCACCTGGCCGTCCTCGATCTGACCACCTCCGAATCGCCCAGCCCGGAAAGGGGTTGA
- a CDS encoding primary-amine oxidase: MTVNSNVLRSDSTDGAVAYPLDPLSGAEIEAAAAIIMNSEYATATIKFVMISLAEPAKTPALTFEGAGRVPRRALATMYDAAAKLVYEAIVDLGARVIDAWKPVPGRFPSYLVEHMTGVEEKVREDPRWQEAMRKRGVTDFSLAMIDPWPAGYYGPQDHYDNSPLICRPLTFMRAAPSEHGYARPVEGLIVTFDLDAMKVIDIEDHGVVPFPPTAGNYSEKFMFDPNNRPAFSAFRDDVKPIEITQPDGPSFTVDGWRVQWQKWSMRVGFTPREGIVLHEIAYTDRGQTRPIVYRASLSEMVVPYGDTAPTHWNKNVFDMGEVGMGFSANPLTLGCDCLGEIFYFDGTVNDSSGAAVTIPNAICMHEEDYGISWKHTDFRTGEVEVRRSRRLVISMICTVGNYEYGFFWYFYNDASIEVEVKLSGVLTTGAVAEGEDPRWGKMVAPGVYGPNHQHFFNFRLDMSIDGAGNSVYEVDSIPEPDPALNPHHNAWITRDTLVASEADGARDWDWSTGRYWKIANPSKRNELGSPVAYKLTPKDVVPVMVQEGSYIHDRARFVQHNLWVTRYDAAELYAAGDYMYQSADMQGLPQYIADDAPLEDTDIVVWYTVGAHHVVRPEDWPVMPCAYTGFHLKPVGFFDGNPALDLPPSPPKPCHSHHAGLPVADVAGES; this comes from the coding sequence ATGACCGTCAACAGCAACGTCCTGCGGTCCGACAGCACCGACGGCGCAGTCGCGTATCCGCTCGACCCGCTCAGCGGCGCTGAGATCGAGGCGGCGGCCGCGATCATCATGAACTCCGAATACGCCACGGCCACCATAAAATTCGTGATGATTTCGCTGGCGGAGCCGGCCAAGACTCCGGCGCTGACCTTCGAGGGGGCCGGCCGGGTCCCGCGCCGCGCGCTCGCCACCATGTACGACGCCGCCGCCAAACTGGTCTACGAGGCGATCGTCGACCTCGGTGCCCGCGTCATCGACGCGTGGAAGCCGGTACCCGGTCGATTCCCGTCCTACCTCGTCGAACACATGACCGGGGTGGAGGAGAAGGTGCGGGAGGACCCGCGCTGGCAGGAGGCGATGCGCAAACGCGGCGTCACCGATTTCAGCCTGGCGATGATCGACCCGTGGCCCGCCGGGTACTACGGCCCACAGGACCACTACGACAATTCTCCGCTGATCTGCCGACCGCTGACGTTTATGCGGGCCGCGCCGTCCGAACACGGATACGCCCGGCCCGTCGAGGGCTTGATCGTCACATTCGATCTCGATGCCATGAAAGTGATCGACATCGAGGACCACGGCGTGGTGCCGTTCCCGCCCACCGCGGGAAACTACAGCGAGAAGTTCATGTTCGATCCTAACAACCGCCCGGCGTTCTCCGCGTTCCGCGACGACGTCAAACCCATCGAAATCACCCAACCGGACGGACCGAGCTTCACCGTCGACGGCTGGCGGGTGCAGTGGCAGAAGTGGTCGATGCGAGTGGGTTTCACCCCTCGAGAAGGCATCGTGCTGCACGAGATCGCCTACACCGACCGCGGTCAAACCCGTCCGATCGTGTATCGGGCGTCGCTGTCGGAGATGGTGGTGCCCTACGGCGATACGGCGCCGACGCACTGGAACAAGAACGTATTCGACATGGGTGAGGTCGGCATGGGGTTCTCGGCGAACCCGCTGACACTCGGATGTGACTGTCTGGGCGAGATATTCTACTTCGACGGTACCGTCAACGACTCCAGCGGTGCCGCCGTCACTATCCCCAACGCCATCTGCATGCACGAGGAGGACTACGGGATCTCGTGGAAACACACCGACTTCCGGACCGGGGAGGTCGAGGTGCGGCGGTCCCGGCGGCTCGTCATCTCGATGATCTGCACCGTCGGCAACTACGAGTACGGCTTCTTCTGGTACTTCTACAACGACGCATCGATAGAGGTCGAGGTGAAACTGTCGGGGGTGCTCACCACCGGCGCCGTCGCCGAGGGTGAAGACCCGCGCTGGGGAAAGATGGTCGCACCGGGAGTCTACGGGCCGAACCACCAGCACTTCTTCAACTTCCGGTTGGACATGAGCATCGACGGTGCCGGGAACAGTGTCTACGAGGTGGACTCGATTCCCGAACCGGATCCGGCGCTCAACCCGCATCACAACGCATGGATCACCCGCGACACCCTGGTGGCCTCGGAGGCCGACGGTGCACGGGACTGGGACTGGTCGACGGGGCGCTACTGGAAGATCGCCAACCCGTCGAAGCGCAACGAACTGGGCAGCCCCGTGGCCTACAAGCTGACGCCGAAGGACGTGGTGCCGGTGATGGTGCAGGAGGGCTCCTACATCCACGACCGGGCGCGGTTTGTCCAGCACAACCTGTGGGTGACGCGCTACGACGCCGCGGAGCTGTACGCCGCAGGCGATTACATGTACCAGTCGGCCGACATGCAGGGCCTGCCGCAGTACATCGCCGACGACGCTCCGCTCGAGGACACCGACATCGTGGTCTGGTACACCGTCGGTGCGCACCATGTCGTGCGCCCGGAGGACTGGCCGGTGATGCCGTGTGCGTACACCGGTTTCCACCTCAAGCCGGTCGGCTTCTTCGACGGCAATCCGGCGCTGGACCTGCCGCCGTCACCGCCGAAGCCCTGTCACTCACATCACGCGGGCCTGCCGGTCGCCGACGTGGCGGGGGAATCCTGA